The DNA region CGCTGCGACTGGCGGCCAACGATCAGGCCAAACGCTGATTTCCACGCTGAACATGATAGGACATGAATGAATCCTTATAAATTGGGAATATTTCCCGATTTATCGGGAAATATTCCTGCATAGAAAAGTATGATGGGTGCAAAAGCCGTGATTTCCTGCGGTTTTTCAAAACTGGCACGGCGCCTGCAATGCTGTCGGCATGATCCACAACGGATCGCCACACATGTTCAGGAAGGACCATCACCATGAAGACCATCGCTTTCGCCGCCGCTATTGTTGCCGCCAGCGTCGCCGTTTCGGCCGCCAGCACCCCCGCTTTCGCTCAGGCGCATGGCAGCTTCGGCGCCGCCAAGGTGACCTATGATGCCAAGACCGACCGCTATTGCTTCCGCGAAACCGTCACCGGCTCGCGCATTCCCGTCGCTCAGTGCCGCACGAAGGCCGAATGGGCGCAGGACGGCCTGACCATCAGCCACAGCCAAACCCCGGTTCAGATGGCCCGCCGTTGATGCGGGATGGCCCCGCCCATCCCGATCGGTCCGACCGGGCCGGTCAGGGATTGGGCGTCGGGCGTGTCGAGGGCGGTGGTTGCTGCCGCTGACGATCGCGACCCAGCACATTGTCGATCCATTGCTGGTCGATACGCGGCGGTTGCGGCCGATCCTGCTGCGGCCGATCTTCGGGATCGACCTCCATCTGCGGATCGTCATCCTGCCTGTCATAGGTGTCGGGGCGTCTGCGCTCGATCGGCAGGCCGTTTTCGTCCACCATCATGCCGCTGTCGGCGCCATTGTCTGGATTGCCATAATAGGCTTCGTCGTCCGGTTCCAACTGCCATTCGGGCAGCGTGACCTGGGTCTCGAATTGCTCGACCGGTCGCTTGGCGACCGCCACCTTCATATAATCGGCAAAGGCGCGCGCGGGCGCACGGCCGCCCTGCAATCCGCCGACCGCTCTGGCATCGTCCCGGCCCATCCACACGCCGGTGGTGATGCCGCTGGAAAAGCCCAGGAAATAGCCATCCTTGTTGCTGGTCGTGGTGCCGGTCTTGCCCGCGACCGGGCGACCGATCTGCGCCGCCTTGCCCGTACCGGTGCTGACCGCCGTCTGCATCAGGTCGGTCATGCCCGCCGCGACCCAGGGGGCGACCAGTACGCGGCTGGTATCGTCCTGATGGCTGTAGAGCAGGCGGCCGTCGGCGGTCGTCACCTTGGTGATGCCATAGGGCGTCACGGCAATGCCCTTGCGCGCGATCGAGGCGGCAGCGCGGGTCATGTCGATCAGGCGCACGTCCGATGTACCCAGCACCATGGATGGGTGGGTGTTGACTGGCGTCGTGATGCCGAACCGGCGCGCCATGTCGGCGACGGTCGGGAAGCCGACCTCCACGCCCAGCTTCGCCGCGACCGTGTTGATCGAATAGGCAAAGGCGGTGCGGATATCGATATCGCCGGAAAAGCGCCCCGAACTGTTGCGCGGCGACCAGCCGTTGATCGTCACCGGCTCGTCGGTCACGCCGGTGTCGGGGGTATAGCCCGCCTCCAGCGCCGCCATATAGACGAAGATCTTCCACGCCGATCCCGGCTGCCGCGTCGCGGTGGTGGCGCGATTATAGTTGGACGTCACATAATCCAGGCCGCCGACCATCGCCCGCACCGCGCCGTCGCGGTCCAGGCTGACCATCGCGCCCTGCGTACCGGCAGGCACATTGGCCTTGATCGCCGCCGTTGCGGCATTCTGCATGCCCAGGTCGATGGTGGTGTAGACTTCCAGCGGCTCGTTAGGCTCGTCGATCAGCAGGTCGAGCTGGGGCAGCGCCCAGTCGGTGAAATAGCGCACGCTGTTCTGCGGCGGTTCGGGCGCCATCTTGACGCTGTCGAGATTGGCGTCCGCCCGCTGCGACGCTGTAATGACGTCATTTTGCTGCATCAGGTCCAGCACCACGCCCGCGCGGCCGATCGCGGCGTCGGCGTCGGCGGTGGGGGAATAGCTGGACGGCGCTTTCACGA from Sphingobium sp. HWE2-09 includes:
- a CDS encoding transglycosylase domain-containing protein, which gives rise to MAGSGKSKGAPRGRAKTWMLRGLKIGLAAAVAGLLAVVIAVVIAMQSLPSYDSLKSSPNGQMIRVHAADGSVIVSLGPSFGQWMRYDQIPQVMVDAMVSTEDKRFYLHPGVDPVGMARAAWVAIENRGKGRRLQGASTITQQVTRNIFLNNSYSFGRKIREMVLALALERKFSKRQILELYLNKVYFGGGAYGIDAASRKFFGHPATSLDLPEAAIIAGLVKAPSSYSPTADADAAIGRAGVVLDLMQQNDVITASQRADANLDSVKMAPEPPQNSVRYFTDWALPQLDLLIDEPNEPLEVYTTIDLGMQNAATAAIKANVPAGTQGAMVSLDRDGAVRAMVGGLDYVTSNYNRATTATRQPGSAWKIFVYMAALEAGYTPDTGVTDEPVTINGWSPRNSSGRFSGDIDIRTAFAYSINTVAAKLGVEVGFPTVADMARRFGITTPVNTHPSMVLGTSDVRLIDMTRAAASIARKGIAVTPYGITKVTTADGRLLYSHQDDTSRVLVAPWVAAGMTDLMQTAVSTGTGKAAQIGRPVAGKTGTTTSNKDGYFLGFSSGITTGVWMGRDDARAVGGLQGGRAPARAFADYMKVAVAKRPVEQFETQVTLPEWQLEPDDEAYYGNPDNGADSGMMVDENGLPIERRRPDTYDRQDDDPQMEVDPEDRPQQDRPQPPRIDQQWIDNVLGRDRQRQQPPPSTRPTPNP